One segment of Penaeus vannamei isolate JL-2024 chromosome 3, ASM4276789v1, whole genome shotgun sequence DNA contains the following:
- the LOC138859571 gene encoding cilia- and flagella-associated protein 251-like, protein MASSSRPTEAEDLSLLYTKEDEDEEKEKENGEEKESEEEEKEEDIENKSEEKEKEMEAEDLSPLYTKEDEDEEKEKEIEKEKEKEEDIENESEENENEKEAEDLSPLYTKEDEDEDEEKEKENGEENENEEEKESEEENENENEEENEEAEDLSLLYTKEDEDEEKEDEEEKENESEEKEKVNENENEEKENESEKNEKEAEDLSLLYTKEDEDEDEEKENEEENENENEEKEKEKEEENEEENENENEEENEEA, encoded by the coding sequence ATGGCTTCCTCTTCGAGACCAACGGAGGCCGAGGATTTATCTCTGTTATATacgaaagaggatgaggatgaggagaaggagaaggagaatggagaggagaaggagagtgaagaggaggagaaggaagaggacattGAGAATaaaagtgaggagaaggagaaggagatggaggccgAGGATTTATCTCCGTTATATacgaaagaggatgaggatgaggagaaggagaaggagattgaaaaggagaaggagaaggaagaggacattgagaatgaaagtgaggagaatgagaatgagaaggaggccGAGGATTTATCTCCGTTATATacgaaagaggatgaggatgaggatgaggagaaggagaaggagaatggagaggagaacgagaatgaagaggagaaggagagtgaagaggagaatgagaatgaaaatgaggaggagaatgaggaggccGAGGATTTATCTCTGTTATATacgaaagaggatgaggatgaggagaaggaagatgaagaggagaaggagaatgaaagtgaggagaaggagaaagtgaatgaaaatgaaaatgaggagaaggagaatgagagtgagaagaatgaaaaggaggccGAGGATTTATCTCTGTTATATacgaaagaggatgaggatgaggatgaggagaaggagaatgaagaggagaatgagaatgaaaatgaggagaaggaaaaggaaaaggaggaggagaatgaagaggagaatgagaatgaaaatgaggaggagaatgaggaggccTAG